A section of the Acanthochromis polyacanthus isolate Apoly-LR-REF ecotype Palm Island chromosome 13, KAUST_Apoly_ChrSc, whole genome shotgun sequence genome encodes:
- the gramd1bb gene encoding protein Aster-B isoform X9: protein MIIKDLLARVTRGQWPQLLSLCVWKEVRESENDRERQGSCGWSAPRPLFNAEREQHPKQGADTTASKPLDSPSVCSYFPNLLKLTSPATSEEPTWATLLENSLPSRRQKGGSGAANMEVDEDCSMSEWEAVLELDEALAGWLLQGPARGEWGWEWGWAASDLQDPEWDTEEIPAVLSPTYKQRNEDFRKLFKQLPDTERLIVDYSCALQRDILLQGRLYLSENWICFYSNIFRWETLLTVRLKDICSMTKEKTARLIPNAIQVCTDTEKHFFTSFGARDRTYMMMFRLWQNALLDKPLCPKELWHFVHQCYGNELGLTSDDEDYVPPDDDFNTMGFSEEIPNEENEINNDNLSKSSAEAKPEGSPPPIHKKVIPNSTIPSPGNHDTPITFELPAEEYADCLPDGELLAVPLLVEDKNETSGPGGPVPSPSLDFNDNEDIPTELSDSSETHDEGEVQAFHEDLNGRQYINEIYKFSVDKLYDILFTESQFMSDFMEQRRFSDVVYHPWKKEEAGNQTREILYTISLSNPLAPKTATVTETQTLYKASQESECYIIDAEVITHDVPYHDYFYTLNRYMLTRVAKNKCRLRVSTELRYRKQPWGLVKGFIEKNFWSGLEENFRHLELELSKLEEILTESHQLSPKAKVVKNSSVRRKKRPLPHMRSQHLDEALSPVTTPTDEEVIQRIKQVAGSTQTRHQSPEHHHHLPGGMALYSVSKLLLIISFVLILLVFLNMMLFYKLWMLEYSAQSLTTWQGLRLHESKLPQTQMEWAQLLEAQQRYHDAELQKWREIIKSSVVLLDQMKDSLLNLQRGIGLRDYSSETEEKRSRYH, encoded by the exons ATGATAATAAAGGACTTGTTGGCCAGGGTTACTAGAGGGCAATGGCCGCAACTCCTCTCCCTGTGTGTGTGGAAGGAAGTGAGAGAGTCAGAGAACgacagagagagacaaggaTCATGTGGCTGGAGTGCGCCGCGTCCACTGTTCAACGCTGAAAGGGAGCAGCACCCAAAACAGGGGGCGGATACCACAGCTTCCAAACCACTGGACTCACCATCTGTCTGCTCTTATTTTCCAAACCTACTGAAACTGACAAGTCCTGCAACGTCAGAGGAGCCCACTTGGGCCACGCTTTTGGAAAATTCACTTCCATCCAGGCGCCAAAAAGGGGGATCTGGCGCGGCGAATATGGAAGTGGATGAGGATTGCTCGATGTCGGAGTGGGAGGCCGTGCTGGAGCTGGATGAGGCGTTGGCGGGGTGGCTTCTGCAGGGTCCAGCTAGAGGGGAGTGGGGTTGGGAGTGGGGATGGGCTGCCTCGGACCTTCAGGACCCCGAGTGGGACACTGAGGAGATTCCTGCT GTGCTGAGCCCGACATACAAACAGCGCAATGAGGACTTTAGGAAACTCTTCAAGCAGCTCCCTGACACAGAGAGACTCATTGTGG ACTACTCCTGTGCTCTTCAGCGGGACATCCTCCTGCAGGGACGACTCTACCTCTCTGAGAACTGGATCTGTTTCTATAGCAACATCTTCCGCTGGGAAACACTG CTGACAGTGCGGCTAAAAGACATCTGCTCGATGACGAAAGAGAAGACCGCTCGCCTCATTCCCAATGCTATCCAGGTCTGCACAGACACTGAGAAG CACTTCTTCACCTCGTTCGGAGCACGGGACAGGACGTACATGATGATGTTCAGACTGTGGCAGAATGCGCTGCTTGACAAG CCCTTGTGCCCCAAAGAACTGTGGCACTTTGTTCATCAGTGCTATGGCAACGAGCTCGGCCTAACCAGTGACGATGAGGACTATGTTCCCCCTGATGATGACTTCAACACCATGGG GTTCAGTGAAGAGATTCCCAATGAGGAGAATGAGATTAACAATGACAACTTGTCAAAGAGCAGCGCAGAGGCCAAGCCTGAGGGGAGCCCTCCTCCGATACACAAGAAGGTCATCCCAAACAGCACCATCCCCAGCCCTGGCAACCATGACACACCCATCACA TTTGAGCTCCCAGCGGAGGAATATGCCGACTGCCTTCCAGACGGCGAGCTGCTGGCTGTGCCTCTGTTGGTGGAGGACAAGAACGAGACCAGCGGGCCTGGTGGTCCTGTCCCCTCACCGTCACTGGACTTCAACGACAACGAAGACATCCCCACCGAGCTCAGTGACTCCTCAGAAACACACGATGAAG GTGAGGTACAGGCCTTCCATGAGGATCTGAACGGCAGACAGTACATCAACGAGATCTACAAGTTCAGCGTAGACAAACTGTATGACATCCTCTTCACAGAGTCTCAGTTCATGAGTGATTTCATGGAACAGCGGCGATTCTCAG ATGTGGTGTACCATCcctggaagaaagaggaggCTGGGAATCAGACCAGGGAGATCCTGTACACCATCTCTCTATCCAACCCCTTGGCCCCTAAAACAGCTACAGTCACTGAGACACAG actCTGTACAAAGCCAGTCAGGAGAGCGAGTGCTACATCATCGACGCTGAGGTCATCACACATGACGTGCCCTACCACGATTACTTCTACACGCTCAACCGTTACATGCTCACAAGGGTGGCCAAGAACAAGTGTCGGTTACG aGTATCAACAGAGCTGCGTTACAGGAAGCAGCCATGGGGCCTGGTGAAAGGTTTCATAGAGAAGAACTTCTGGAGTGGACTAGAAGAGAACTTCCGTCATCTCG AGCTGGAGTTGTCCAAGCTGGAGGAAATACTGACTGAGTCCCACCAGCTGTCTCCAAAGGCCAAGGTGGTGAAGAACTCCTCCGTGAGGCGAAAGAAGAGGCCGCTGCCCCACATGCGCAGCCAGCATCTGGACGAGGCCCTCAGCCCCGTTACCACGCCGACCGACGAGGAGGTGATTCAGAGGATCAAACAAGTGGCGGGCTCCACGCAGACCAGACACCAGAGTCCagaacaccaccaccacctgcCCGGAGGCATGGCTCTGTACAGCGTCTCCAAACTGCTGCTCATCATCAGCTTTGT TCTCATCCTGCTGGTGTTCCTCAACATGATGCTTTTCTATAAGCTGTGGATGCTGGAGTACTCTGCACAGTCTTTAACAACCTGGCAAGGTCTGCGGCTTCATGAAAG